From the genome of Cystobacter fuscus DSM 2262:
TGGAGGTGGTGTCCACCTCCTTCCCCTCGGAGACGAGGGTGGTTTCCAGGGTGTACCGGTAGGGATTCGCCAGCGACCAGAGCGTGGGGTGCTCGACCCGGATGGTGGCCGTGAGCCGCTGGGGGGCCGGGCCCAACGCGGTGGCGTTCGACGTGGCCTGCGCCACGACCTTCCCGTTGGCGTCCTTCACCACGGAGCGGACCTCCACGTCCTTCGGGGTGCCGCCCTCGTTGACCACGCCGGTCCGCACGAGGACGTCCGCGTAGCCCGCCCCCACCGTCTTCTCGAGGTCCGGGACGGTGACGAAGGTGCCCCAGCGCGCCACGTGGATGGGGTCCGTCACCGTCAGGTGGACGTGCCGGTAGATGCCACTGCCGGAGTACCACCGGCTGCTCGGAAGCTGGTTCTGGACCTTCACGGCGATGACGTTGGGCGTCACCCCATCCGTGTACACCCGGGAGGACAGGTCCACGTTGAAGGCGGTGTAGCCATAGGGGTGGTTACCCGCCGGCTCACCATTCACATAGACGGAGGAGTCCATGTACACGCCATCGAATTCGATGGAGAGCTTCTTTCCCGCCAGCGACGGCGGCAGGGTGAAGGTCTTCCGGTACCAGCCCAGGCCCCCCTGGAAGAAGCCCGTCCCACTGGTGGTCCCCGGCCCCGGGCTCGGGTCCCGCTCGATGCTCCAGTCGTGAGGAACATTCAGCGTCCTCCACGACGAATCATCGAAGGACGGCTCGTGCGCGGTCGCATAGGAACCGCTCGGGTCGGTGATTCCCTCGGGGTTGACCAGGACGAACTTCCAATCCCTGTCGAAGTCCACGCGCCTGCCAGGGTTCTGCTCCGTGGCGGGGGGAGTGGGCTCTTCGCCCTTCGGGGGGGCCGGCTGGTTCACCACACATCCCAACCCCAAGCACACCAGCAAGACAGCCCGTACCGCGTGCGCGTTCCTCCCCATCCGATTCCTATCGTTCATGAGTCCTGGCTCCCATTTGTTCAGCGCGCATGATGGACAGGCACAGCATGTAAGGAGCGGAGGAGAACCGCACCGCTCAATCTTCCTCCGCCCGCCCCGCCGTCTTTCTGGAGGGCCGAGATGTTCACTGCTCCACCCACACACCGCGCAATCCGCACTCCGGGTATGGAAGTGACCCGATTCGTCATCGATCGACGTAGTTACTCGGAGAACGTGCGTACCGTGGGCTTCCTGCCCGAGCGTGGCAACCGCTACGCCTACTACTTCGGGACGGGCGGCATGTCCTGCATCATCCGCAATGCGTCGGGCGTCACCAACACCCCGAACGCCAACTGCATCACCGTCGACGGGGCGGAGTTCCCGAACCGCTACCTGACGCCCAGGGCCCTGCCGCCGGCCGCGCCCTTTTACGTGGGCGAGGGCGCGAACCCGGGCATGCCCGGCCTCAACGGCTGCACCCCGGGCATGAACTGCAACATCTCCGGCCTGGCCGCTGGCAACCTCGACGACGAGGACATCGGCATCGACACCTGGTGGATCTCGACCAAGGCCACCTCCATCCTCCACGCGGGCTGCGGCAACAGTGAGACCACGAGCATCCCCGGCGAGCCCTACAAGTCCTACGACGACGTCGACTGCGACAGCTGATGCTCGTCCGAGCACGGGTCTGACCCAGCTCAGCCAGTTCTCACGGTTCCAAGGACATCTGGACCCCCTCCAGATGTCCTTTCTGTTTTGGATGGCGCAGCCTTGAGGAAAAAATCGTGATTCCTCACTTTCCAAGATAATCTGTTTTCCATGCGCTCCAGTCGTTACGGACTCGGAGGACGGAAGGAAGGAGACGGCACCATGCATTCGAAGATCAGTGGTACCCGGTCAACGCTGAGGGCAATGGCCCTGGGTTTCTGCACGTGGACCGCCACGGGGTGCGACCCCCTGCCCTTGGAGCACGAGCCCCAGGAGGTGGACGTGGGTTCCGTTCAGGCCGGGGTCAGCTCCGCCTCTGGGACGATCGGTGGCAAGGCAGTCTGGGCCCACTTCAGCAACCCGCCCGCGTTCGCGGGCCGGGACTACACGATCATCACCGAGTTGAGACGGCTCATCGACTCCACGCCCGCTGGCGCCACGATCAAGGGGACGATCCACTCCATCAGCATCGACGGCGTGGCCGATTCCCTCCTCGCGGCGCAGAACCGGGGCGTCGTGGTGCACGTCGTTCTGGACGGCAAGAACGCGACCTCCACCGACCCCTCGGTGGCAACCATCAAGAAGCTCACCCACCACAGGTTCTGCACCAACACGAGTGGGGGTGGCGGCTGCATCGGCACGAGCGCCGCGGGCAACATGCATACGAAGATGTTCACGTTCAGCCAGACCACGGACCCCAACGGGGCGGCTCGCTCGAACGTCGTGTGGTTCGGCTCGTCCAACCTGACCTACGCGAGCGGCCCGGATGCGTTCAACAACACCCTCACCGTCTACGACGAGCCCACGCTGTTCACGGGCCTGAACGCCAACTTCTCGGACATGTGGAACCGCAAACACTACGCCGACAATGATTACTACGATTCGGGCAGTGGGCGCGGTTATTACCAGGCCACCGGGGCGGACGCCTATGCATCTCCGGAGGGATTGAACCAGACCGATACGATCGTCACCCGCCTGAACGACGTCACGCCCGACGCGAACTGCCGGCTGCGCATTGGCATGGCGTTCGTCACGACAGGGCGCCCCGAACTCCTCGCTCAGGTCAAGCGCTACAAGGCGGGTGGATGCGCCGTCTGGATGGTGGTGGGGACGGACGAGGCTGGCGGAATCAGCATGTCGCAGCCGGTCTACAACGAGCTGCTCGACGCGGGCGTGGCCATCCGCAGGAAGGACAAAGTGCACGACAAGTTCTTCCTCGTCTACGGCAAGTACGGCACCAGCTATGCCTACCGGATCTATACCGGCTCGCAGAACTGGTCCCAGGATGCCCTCAACGAGAACGAGGAACTCTTCATCAAGATGGCTCCCGAGACGGGGACGGTGCACCCGCTGTACGACGGGTACTACAACCACTTCAACGACGCCTACAACAACGGCGTGGCGTGCACCAGGGCCAATTATCCCTGCCGGTAGCACCAGGACAAGGGAGGCCGGACGGAGTGACTCGATTCGTCATCAATCGACGAAAAGTGTCACTCCCCCGCTCCCCAGTCAGCGGGATGGCCTCTCATTCCGAGTGCTTGGCCATCCGCCTGCCCTGGCATGGCTCGTGCTGAGAGACCCAGCGCACGTGCAACCCCCTTGAAGTGACTCGCTCGATAGGAATCCCATGAACCGTCTCATCATTCGCAAGCACCGTGGCTTCTCGATCATCGAATTCCTGATCGTGGTGGCCCTCCTCAGCATCCTCGCCGCCGTCGCCCTCCCGAACTTCAACAGGTTCCAGACCAACGCCAGGCAGGGTGAGGCCAAGGCCAATCTGAAGTCCTGGTTCTCCGCGCAGCGCGCCTACCACCAGGAGAACAGCAATTACTCGGAGAACGTGCAGACCGTGGGCTTCCTGCCCGAGCGTGGCAACCGCTACGCCTACTACTTCGGGTCGAGCGGCATGTCCTGCATCGTCCGCGATGCGTCGGGCGTCTTCGACCCCGCGAACCCCAACTGCATCACCGTCGACAGGGCGGAGTTCCCGAACAGTTCCCCGACGCCCAAGACCATGCCGCCGCACTCGCCCATTTACGAGGGCGAGGGCGCGAACCCGGGCATGCCCGGCCTCGGTGGCTGCCCCCCGGGCATGAACTGCAACATCTCCGGCCTGGCCGCTGGCAACATCGACGACGAGAACATCGGCATCGACACCTGGTGGATCTCGACCAAGGATACCGTCGTGATCCAAGCGGACTGCGGCAACAGTGAGAGCGAGAGCATCGCCGGCGAGCCCTACAACTCCTACAACGACGCCGACTGCAACATCTGATGCTCGTCCGAGCACGGGTCTGACCCAGGTCAGCCAGTTCTCACGATTCCAAGGACATCTGGACGCCCTCCAGATGTCCTTTCTGTTTCGATGTCTCGCGTCCTCTCAGTGAAGCGCGAGGTTCCGCCCGCCAGGAGGAGCGGGTAGCAGCCCGGCGAGGCCCCCCCAGGAACGGCGACGCCAGGGGGTACCCCGTCTATACTCACCGACCTTCGGAAGGTCGGGTCTCCGCTCATGAATGGCCGTCGCGTCCTCTCTCCAGTCCTCCTCCTTGGCGCCGGAACCGGCGAGGCCACCTGTGGCATCCTCTATCTCGCGGGCTATTTGCGACGCGGCGGGATCGAGGCCTTCGTCCGGCTCTACGACGGGGACCAGACCGAGGACGAGGTGGCCCGCTCGCTCGAGGCCCTGGTGGCCCGCGTGCGCCCCCGGCTCGTCGGCATCAGCCTCAAGTGGTTCCACCACGTCCACCGCGCGCTGCTCCTGGCCCGGACGCTGCGCGAGATCGACCCCAGCATCCGGATCGTCGTGGGCGGCAACACCGCCTCCTACTGGTGGCGGGAGCTGCACGCGTTCGACTGCATCGATCACATCGTCCTGGGCGACGGCGAGCGGCCGCTGCTCGCGCTCTGCGAGGGCGACCCCTCTCCGCCCAACTGCGTCACCCTGGGTCCGAACGGCGCCCCACGGCGCTTGCCCCTGGAGTACGTGCAAGGCGCCACCAACAGCGAGGACGTCTACTACTCGCACTTCGACGACATCTTCCTGAGCCACCAGGATCGCCATGCCTTCTCGGGGTGGGTCGCCCCCGGCAAGGGCTGCGGCGAGAACTGCCTCTATTGCGGTGGGGCCCGCGGCAACCAGAAGGCGGCCTTCGGACGCGCGAAGCCGTTCCTGCGCTCCGAGGAGAGCGTGCGCCGCGACCACCAGGAGATCGCCCAGCGGGCATGGCAGCTGCGCTACGACTTTTCCGGAAGCTCGGCGGCGTTCCTGCAAAGTACCTGGGCGGGGGTCGATCTCTCCCGCCACTCCTGCATGTACTTCCTGTGGGGGGTGGCCCGGGTGGAGCTCATCGACGCCCTGGCCCAGACCTTCGAGCACGTCCACATGGTGCTCGACATCGGCTGCTTCTCGGAACAACAGCGGCACGAGCAGATGCGCCGCGGTCTGCTCAAGCCGTGTGCCTCGGACCAGCAGCTCCTCGAGATCATCGAGCACTGCCGCCGCCACGAGAACCTGGACGTCGAGGTCTCTGGAATCGCGGGCCTGCCCTTCGCCAGCGAGGCCACGCTCAAGGAGGAAGTGCGCCTGGTGGAGCGGGTGATCAGCCTCGACTGCCTGGTGGGCTATCAGCGGCTCGAGGCGCAGCCCGGGGCGCTGGCCACCGAGCACCCCGCGCGGTTCGACATGGTGAGCGAAGCGCGGACGTTCACGGAGTTCCTCGAGTACTTCGAGCAGCGCGAGCCCGGTGATGTGTCGTCGGTGCCGATGCTGCGCTTCCGCGACGCGGCGCTCGAGCGGGCGGTGCAGCGCACGTCGGAGCACGTGGATGCCCTCGCGAGGAAGCACGAAGAGAAGAAGCAGCGGATCGCGCTCAACGGAGGCACGCGACTGAAGAACACCGCGCCCTCGACGCTTCGGTTCGAGCTCGGTGATTGGTTGGGTGCACATCGAGTCCCCGCGAAGGTGGCGCGGGAACAGGTGACCGTCGTCCGGTCGGTGAACGGAACGGGCCTGGCCTGTGCACCTTCGCTCAGCCCGCGACGGTTCACCGACCCGACGCTGGACCAGGGCGAGGACGGGCGGATCCTCCTGGCCACCCTGGCCGCCTTCGAGCGCCCGACGACGGTCGCCCACGCGGTGACTCAGTTGGGGGCGAAGGTGAAGCTCGACCCGCACTCGGCGCGCGAGGTCATCGAGCATCTCGTGGGCGGACGCTTCCTCCAGCCGGCATGATTTTGCTACTGAAGCGGCACGGAGTCCTGGGAGGCCCGCGATGCTGAAGGAAGAGCGCCATCGCCGCATCCTCGAGATCCTCGGCACCGAGGGCCGCATCGTCGCCGGGGAGCTGAGCGAGGTGCTCGGGGTGTCGGGATTCACCATCCGCCGGGACCTGGACGAGCTCGCCGAGGCCCATCTGCTGCGTCGGGTCCATGGCGGGGCGGTGGCGCGCTCTCCGGTGGCGCCCACGTACGAGGAGCGCCAGCAGCAGGGCGTGCCGGGGAAGATCGCCACGGCGCGCGCCGCCGCGACGCTGCTCGCGCCAGGGCAGGTCGTCATCCTCGATGGCGGGACGACGGCCTTGCATCTGGTGGATGCCATCCCGCCGGCTCACACCGGGACGTTCATCACCCACTGTCCGGCCGTGGCCACGGCGCTGGCCCGCCATCCGGGCATCGAGGTCGTCCTGGTGGGGGGCACATTGGACAGACGGGCCATGGTGGCGGTCGGAGCCAACGTCATCGAGACCTACCGGCGCATCACCGCCGACGTGTGCTTCCTGGGTGTCTGGAGTCTCAACGCCACCAGTGGCATCAGCGGGCCCTACTACGAGGAAGTGGAGGTGCGCCGCGTGCTGCTCGGCTGCGCGGACCGCATCGTCGGGCTCGCCTCACGCGAGAAGCTCGGCACCGCGGCGCCCTTCTCCATCGGGCCGGCCACCGGGCTGACGCACCTGGCGACCGAGCCGGACGTCCCCGAGGAGATGCTCCGGCCCTTCGTCGAGCTGGGCATCCATATCGTCCAGGCAGGGCGCCCGCCTCCCACGCCCTCCCGACCGCGATAGCCACTCCACCTGGGAGCGGCGGGTCAGTGACGCAGCAACCACGTCGCGAGCGGTTTCCAAGCGAGCGTCGGCGCATCCGCCGCGTACAGAAGGTCACCGTGGCCGAAGTCCTCGGCGACGCGCTCTGGCCCGAACCGCCGGACGACGAGCGTCGTGACGTCGCTCGACGACACCCGGGTCGTCGAGTACAGACCATGGTCGCCGAACCCGCCAGCGGCGCCGAGATAGAACAAGGGGACGCGGATGTTCGCGAGCGAGGGCCTCGATGAAGCACCGCACCAGATCTCATCGAGTTCCACGGTCTCGCGCATCGACTGGTGCGGCGGCGCACTGGCGAACCACGCGCTCACGACCTCTTCGGACGACTCGTGCAACTCCGAGACATTGCCCTCGGCATCGAGGAGCGGCGCGCTCAGGTGGTACACCGGCGTGTAGGGCGCGAGCCACCAGGTCAGACCCGCCAACGTGAGCAGGACTCCGCGATTGGTATAGGACGGGAACAAGGGAGAGATCTCATCGGGCGTGCTCCGAGCCAACTCGCCCGCCGTGATGAAGAGGCTGTTGCTGGAGTCGGTCACCCCCTGGGCCAGGGCGTCGCGTCCCGCCGAGGCATTGGCGCATGCCAGGGCCCGCAGGTCGGCGTCCTCGGGCGCGATGTCGTAGTAGATGTCGAGCGCGGCGATCGCCGAGACGTGGCGGCCGTCGGCGGCGGCGTACGCGTAGGCGAGCTGGGCGCCATGCGAGAATCCGCCGAGCACGATCCGGCCAGCATCTCCGTCGGTGAGGCCCCGCGTCGCCCGTGCGAAGGCGAGCGCGACGGAGACGTCCCCGAGTTCCTGGGTGACCCCCATCTCGCCCAGGTCCGAGATGTCACCGTCGGCCCCGGGGAGCGTCCAGCGCCGATCGACTCCCCAGGTGTCGATGCCACGGGCCACCAGGTACGGGGCGAGCCCCGACGCGGACGACGCGGGATGGCCACGCGTCGGCACGAAGTTCGTGACGAAGTTGGCGAAGTCGCCGTGAAGCAACATGACCGCGTGCGCGGTCCGGCGCGGCCTCCACGGCGCGAGTTCGCGGACGACGCGATGGATGCGCACGCGTGCATTGGGCGTGGAACCGACACGAATATCGAATTGATAGTGATAGATGTCCGCGGTGACATGCTCGCGCACCACCGCGAACGGTGAACCCACGGAGGCGACCTGCTCGGCTTCGGCGAACGTGG
Proteins encoded in this window:
- a CDS encoding type IV pilin protein, which encodes MNRLIIRKHRGFSIIEFLIVVALLSILAAVALPNFNRFQTNARQGEAKANLKSWFSAQRAYHQENSNYSENVQTVGFLPERGNRYAYYFGSSGMSCIVRDASGVFDPANPNCITVDRAEFPNSSPTPKTMPPHSPIYEGEGANPGMPGLGGCPPGMNCNISGLAAGNIDDENIGIDTWWISTKDTVVIQADCGNSESESIAGEPYNSYNDADCNI
- a CDS encoding DeoR/GlpR family DNA-binding transcription regulator; its protein translation is MLKEERHRRILEILGTEGRIVAGELSEVLGVSGFTIRRDLDELAEAHLLRRVHGGAVARSPVAPTYEERQQQGVPGKIATARAAATLLAPGQVVILDGGTTALHLVDAIPPAHTGTFITHCPAVATALARHPGIEVVLVGGTLDRRAMVAVGANVIETYRRITADVCFLGVWSLNATSGISGPYYEEVEVRRVLLGCADRIVGLASREKLGTAAPFSIGPATGLTHLATEPDVPEEMLRPFVELGIHIVQAGRPPPTPSRPR
- a CDS encoding B12-binding domain-containing radical SAM protein; the encoded protein is MNGRRVLSPVLLLGAGTGEATCGILYLAGYLRRGGIEAFVRLYDGDQTEDEVARSLEALVARVRPRLVGISLKWFHHVHRALLLARTLREIDPSIRIVVGGNTASYWWRELHAFDCIDHIVLGDGERPLLALCEGDPSPPNCVTLGPNGAPRRLPLEYVQGATNSEDVYYSHFDDIFLSHQDRHAFSGWVAPGKGCGENCLYCGGARGNQKAAFGRAKPFLRSEESVRRDHQEIAQRAWQLRYDFSGSSAAFLQSTWAGVDLSRHSCMYFLWGVARVELIDALAQTFEHVHMVLDIGCFSEQQRHEQMRRGLLKPCASDQQLLEIIEHCRRHENLDVEVSGIAGLPFASEATLKEEVRLVERVISLDCLVGYQRLEAQPGALATEHPARFDMVSEARTFTEFLEYFEQREPGDVSSVPMLRFRDAALERAVQRTSEHVDALARKHEEKKQRIALNGGTRLKNTAPSTLRFELGDWLGAHRVPAKVAREQVTVVRSVNGTGLACAPSLSPRRFTDPTLDQGEDGRILLATLAAFERPTTVAHAVTQLGAKVKLDPHSAREVIEHLVGGRFLQPA
- a CDS encoding phospholipase D-like domain-containing protein encodes the protein MHSKISGTRSTLRAMALGFCTWTATGCDPLPLEHEPQEVDVGSVQAGVSSASGTIGGKAVWAHFSNPPAFAGRDYTIITELRRLIDSTPAGATIKGTIHSISIDGVADSLLAAQNRGVVVHVVLDGKNATSTDPSVATIKKLTHHRFCTNTSGGGGCIGTSAAGNMHTKMFTFSQTTDPNGAARSNVVWFGSSNLTYASGPDAFNNTLTVYDEPTLFTGLNANFSDMWNRKHYADNDYYDSGSGRGYYQATGADAYASPEGLNQTDTIVTRLNDVTPDANCRLRIGMAFVTTGRPELLAQVKRYKAGGCAVWMVVGTDEAGGISMSQPVYNELLDAGVAIRRKDKVHDKFFLVYGKYGTSYAYRIYTGSQNWSQDALNENEELFIKMAPETGTVHPLYDGYYNHFNDAYNNGVACTRANYPCR